One genomic window of Camelina sativa cultivar DH55 chromosome 5, Cs, whole genome shotgun sequence includes the following:
- the LOC104785083 gene encoding HVA22-like protein f, with protein sequence MGVIIAIAKRFDALIGPGVMLLYPLYASFRAIESPTMLDDQQWLTYWIIYSLITIFELSVWRILAWLPFWPYLKLLFCMWLVLPMFSGAAYIYSNFVRQYVKIGMNAGGGANYTDEQRRVLQMMSLDARKSVQDYVDRFGWDSVEKAIKAAEKETRRH encoded by the exons ATGGGTGTCATTATTGCGATTGCAAAACGTTTTGATGCTCTCATTGG GCCTGGAGTCATGCTTCTCTATCCTCT gTATGCATCGTTTCGAGCAATAGAGAGTCCAACAATGTTAGATGATCAACAATGGCTAACGTATTGGATCATTTACTCCTTAATAACAATATTCGAGCTATCCGTTTGGAGGATCCTTGCCtg GCTACCATTTTGGCCATACTTGAAGCTTTTGTTCTGTATGTGGTTGGTGCTACCAATGTTTAGTGGTGCAGCCTACATTTACTCCAATTTCGTTAGACAATACGTCAAGATTGGGATGAATGCTGGGGGAGGAGCTAATTATACAGATGAACAGAGAAGAGTTTTACAGATGATGAGTCTTGATGCTAGAAAATCGGTTCAAGATTATGTTGACCGGTTCGGATGGGATTCTGTTGAGAAAGCAATCAAAGCG gctgaaaaagaaacaagaaggcATTGA
- the LOC104785084 gene encoding serine/threonine-protein phosphatase 5 isoform X2 — MESKNENSDVSHAEEFKNQANEAFKGHKFSNAIDLYTKAIELNGNNAVYWANRAFAHTKLEEYGSAIQDASKAIEVDSKYSKGYYRRGAAYLAMGKFKDALKDFQQVKRLSPNDPDATRKLRECEKAVMKLKFEEAISVPVSERRSVAESVDFHTIGNKPRSSFMPTKTALAAVVAAVMVVAVRGFATTEILMVLVSVVLGAFWWGSSEVEPQYSGARIEGEEVSLDFVKTMMEDFKNQKTLHKRYAYQIVLQTRQILLALPSLVDISVPNGKHITVCGDVHGQFYDLLNIFELNGLPSEENPYLFNGDFVDRGSFSVEIILTLFAFKCMCPSSIYLARGNHESKSMNKIYGFEGEVRSKLSEKFVDLFAEVFCYLPLAHVINGKVFVVHGGLFSVDGVKLSDIRAIDRFCEPPEEGLMCELLWSDPQPLPGRGPSKRGVGLSFGGDVTKRFLQDNNLELLVRSHEVKDEGYEVEHDGKLITVFSAPNYCDQMGNKGAFIRFEAPDMKPNIVTFSAVPHPDVKPMAYANNFLRMFN; from the exons ATGGAGTCTAAGAATGAGAATTCTGATGTTTCACACGCCGAGGAGTTCAAAAATCAGGCTAACGAAGCTTTCAAAg GTCACAAATTCTCCAATGCTATTGATCTATATACAAAAGCTATTGAACTCAACGGTAACAACGCTGTGTATTGGGCAAACCGTGCATTTGCTCACACGAAACTGGAGGAATATGGCAGTGCGATACAGGATGCATCAAAGGCCATTGAAGTTGATTCAAAATACTCTAAG GGTTATTACAGGCGTGGTGCTGCATATCTTGCCATGGGAAAATTTAAGGACGCCTTGAAGGATTTCCAACAG GTAAAAAGGCTTTCTCCTAATGACCCCGATGCCACAAGAAAGCTAAGAGAATGTGAGAAAGCAGTGATGAAACTCAAATTTGAGGAAGCAATCTCTGTACCAGTCTCTGAAAGGCGTTCAGTAGCTGAGTCCGTTGACTTCCACACAATAG GGAACAAACCCAGATCATCGTTCATGCCCACCAAAACGGCTTTAGCAGCAGTTGTTGCAGCAGTAATGGTGGTGGCGGTCCGGGGATTTGCCACAACTGAGATACTCATGGTGTTGGTTTCGGTGGTATTAGGGGCATTTTGGTGGGGTAGCTCTG AGGTTGAGCCACAGTACTCTGGTGCTCGGATTGAGGGAGAGGAAGTTTCCTTGGATTTTGTGAAAACGATGATGGAAGAtttcaagaaccaaaaaacattgcataaacg GTATGCATATCAGATCGTCTTACAAACCAGACAAATCTTGCTAGCACTGCCGTCTCTTGTCGACATTAGCGTTCCAAATGGCAAACATATCACTGTATGTGGTGATGTGCATGGTCAG ttCTATGATCTGCTAAATATCTTCGAGCTCAATGGCCTCCCTTCTGAGGAGAATCCATACCTATTCAATGGTGACTTTGTGGACAGAGGTTCATTCTCTGTTGAGATCATCCTCACACTATTTGCTTTCAAGTGCATGTGCCCATCAT CCATATATCTAGCCAGAGGAAACCATGAAAGCAAGAGCATGaataaaatttatggttttgagGGCGAGGTTCGATCCAAGTTGAGTGAAAAATTTGTGGATCTCTTTGCTGAGGTTTTCTGTTACCTACCGTTGGCTCATGTTATAAATGGGAAGGTCTTTGTGGTACATGGAGGTCTGTTCAGTGTTGATGGTGTAAAACTGTCAGACATCAGAGCTATCGACCGTTTCTGTGAGCCTCCAGAGGAAG GGCTAATGTGTGAACTTCTGTGGAGCGATCCTCAACCTCTCCCTGGAAGAGGCCCAAGCAAGCGAGGGGTTGGTCTATCGTTTGGTGGAGACGTGACAAAGAGGTTTTTGCAAGATAATAATCTAG AGTTGTTGGTCCGCTCACATGAAGTAAAAGATGAAGGCTATGAGGTTGAGCATGACGGTAAACTCATCACTGTTTTCTCTGCCCCAAATTACTGTGATCAG ATGGGTAATAAGGGGGCTTTCATTCGTTTTGAAGCTCCTGATATGAAGCCAAATATTGTTACATTTTCAGCAGTG CCTCACCCGGATGTGAAGCCAATGGCATATGCAAACAATTTTCTCAGGATGTTCAACTAA
- the LOC104785084 gene encoding serine/threonine-protein phosphatase 5 isoform X3 yields the protein MESKNENSDVSHAEEFKNQANEAFKGHKFSNAIDLYTKAIELNGNNAVYWANRAFAHTKLEEYGSAIQDASKAIEVDSKYSKGYYRRGAAYLAMGKFKDALKDFQQVKRLSPNDPDATRKLRECEKAVMKLKFEEAISVPVSERRSVAESVDFHTIEVEPQYSGARIEGEEVSLDFVKTMMEDFKNQKTLHKRYAYQIVLQTRQILLALPSLVDISVPNGKHITVCGDVHGQFYDLLNIFELNGLPSEENPYLFNGDFVDRGSFSVEIILTLFAFKCMCPSSIYLARGNHESKSMNKIYGFEGEVRSKLSEKFVDLFAEVFCYLPLAHVINGKVFVVHGGLFSVDGVKLSDIRAIDRFCEPPEEGLMCELLWSDPQPLPGRGPSKRGVGLSFGGDVTKRFLQDNNLELLVRSHEVKDEGYEVEHDGKLITVFSAPNYCDQMGNKGAFIRFEAPDMKPNIVTFSAVPHPDVKPMAYANNFLRMFN from the exons ATGGAGTCTAAGAATGAGAATTCTGATGTTTCACACGCCGAGGAGTTCAAAAATCAGGCTAACGAAGCTTTCAAAg GTCACAAATTCTCCAATGCTATTGATCTATATACAAAAGCTATTGAACTCAACGGTAACAACGCTGTGTATTGGGCAAACCGTGCATTTGCTCACACGAAACTGGAGGAATATGGCAGTGCGATACAGGATGCATCAAAGGCCATTGAAGTTGATTCAAAATACTCTAAG GGTTATTACAGGCGTGGTGCTGCATATCTTGCCATGGGAAAATTTAAGGACGCCTTGAAGGATTTCCAACAG GTAAAAAGGCTTTCTCCTAATGACCCCGATGCCACAAGAAAGCTAAGAGAATGTGAGAAAGCAGTGATGAAACTCAAATTTGAGGAAGCAATCTCTGTACCAGTCTCTGAAAGGCGTTCAGTAGCTGAGTCCGTTGACTTCCACACAATAG AGGTTGAGCCACAGTACTCTGGTGCTCGGATTGAGGGAGAGGAAGTTTCCTTGGATTTTGTGAAAACGATGATGGAAGAtttcaagaaccaaaaaacattgcataaacg GTATGCATATCAGATCGTCTTACAAACCAGACAAATCTTGCTAGCACTGCCGTCTCTTGTCGACATTAGCGTTCCAAATGGCAAACATATCACTGTATGTGGTGATGTGCATGGTCAG ttCTATGATCTGCTAAATATCTTCGAGCTCAATGGCCTCCCTTCTGAGGAGAATCCATACCTATTCAATGGTGACTTTGTGGACAGAGGTTCATTCTCTGTTGAGATCATCCTCACACTATTTGCTTTCAAGTGCATGTGCCCATCAT CCATATATCTAGCCAGAGGAAACCATGAAAGCAAGAGCATGaataaaatttatggttttgagGGCGAGGTTCGATCCAAGTTGAGTGAAAAATTTGTGGATCTCTTTGCTGAGGTTTTCTGTTACCTACCGTTGGCTCATGTTATAAATGGGAAGGTCTTTGTGGTACATGGAGGTCTGTTCAGTGTTGATGGTGTAAAACTGTCAGACATCAGAGCTATCGACCGTTTCTGTGAGCCTCCAGAGGAAG GGCTAATGTGTGAACTTCTGTGGAGCGATCCTCAACCTCTCCCTGGAAGAGGCCCAAGCAAGCGAGGGGTTGGTCTATCGTTTGGTGGAGACGTGACAAAGAGGTTTTTGCAAGATAATAATCTAG AGTTGTTGGTCCGCTCACATGAAGTAAAAGATGAAGGCTATGAGGTTGAGCATGACGGTAAACTCATCACTGTTTTCTCTGCCCCAAATTACTGTGATCAG ATGGGTAATAAGGGGGCTTTCATTCGTTTTGAAGCTCCTGATATGAAGCCAAATATTGTTACATTTTCAGCAGTG CCTCACCCGGATGTGAAGCCAATGGCATATGCAAACAATTTTCTCAGGATGTTCAACTAA
- the LOC104785084 gene encoding serine/threonine-protein phosphatase 5 isoform X1 has translation MESKNENSDVSHAEEFKNQANEAFKGHKFSNAIDLYTKAIELNGNNAVYWANRAFAHTKLEEYGSAIQDASKAIEVDSKYSKGYYRRGAAYLAMGKFKDALKDFQQVKRLSPNDPDATRKLRECEKAVMKLKFEEAISVPVSERRSVAESVDFHTIGNKPRSSFMPTKTALAAVVAAVMVVAVRGFATTEILMVLVSVVLGAFWWGSSGKVEPQYSGARIEGEEVSLDFVKTMMEDFKNQKTLHKRYAYQIVLQTRQILLALPSLVDISVPNGKHITVCGDVHGQFYDLLNIFELNGLPSEENPYLFNGDFVDRGSFSVEIILTLFAFKCMCPSSIYLARGNHESKSMNKIYGFEGEVRSKLSEKFVDLFAEVFCYLPLAHVINGKVFVVHGGLFSVDGVKLSDIRAIDRFCEPPEEGLMCELLWSDPQPLPGRGPSKRGVGLSFGGDVTKRFLQDNNLELLVRSHEVKDEGYEVEHDGKLITVFSAPNYCDQMGNKGAFIRFEAPDMKPNIVTFSAVPHPDVKPMAYANNFLRMFN, from the exons ATGGAGTCTAAGAATGAGAATTCTGATGTTTCACACGCCGAGGAGTTCAAAAATCAGGCTAACGAAGCTTTCAAAg GTCACAAATTCTCCAATGCTATTGATCTATATACAAAAGCTATTGAACTCAACGGTAACAACGCTGTGTATTGGGCAAACCGTGCATTTGCTCACACGAAACTGGAGGAATATGGCAGTGCGATACAGGATGCATCAAAGGCCATTGAAGTTGATTCAAAATACTCTAAG GGTTATTACAGGCGTGGTGCTGCATATCTTGCCATGGGAAAATTTAAGGACGCCTTGAAGGATTTCCAACAG GTAAAAAGGCTTTCTCCTAATGACCCCGATGCCACAAGAAAGCTAAGAGAATGTGAGAAAGCAGTGATGAAACTCAAATTTGAGGAAGCAATCTCTGTACCAGTCTCTGAAAGGCGTTCAGTAGCTGAGTCCGTTGACTTCCACACAATAG GGAACAAACCCAGATCATCGTTCATGCCCACCAAAACGGCTTTAGCAGCAGTTGTTGCAGCAGTAATGGTGGTGGCGGTCCGGGGATTTGCCACAACTGAGATACTCATGGTGTTGGTTTCGGTGGTATTAGGGGCATTTTGGTGGGGTAGCTCTGGTA AGGTTGAGCCACAGTACTCTGGTGCTCGGATTGAGGGAGAGGAAGTTTCCTTGGATTTTGTGAAAACGATGATGGAAGAtttcaagaaccaaaaaacattgcataaacg GTATGCATATCAGATCGTCTTACAAACCAGACAAATCTTGCTAGCACTGCCGTCTCTTGTCGACATTAGCGTTCCAAATGGCAAACATATCACTGTATGTGGTGATGTGCATGGTCAG ttCTATGATCTGCTAAATATCTTCGAGCTCAATGGCCTCCCTTCTGAGGAGAATCCATACCTATTCAATGGTGACTTTGTGGACAGAGGTTCATTCTCTGTTGAGATCATCCTCACACTATTTGCTTTCAAGTGCATGTGCCCATCAT CCATATATCTAGCCAGAGGAAACCATGAAAGCAAGAGCATGaataaaatttatggttttgagGGCGAGGTTCGATCCAAGTTGAGTGAAAAATTTGTGGATCTCTTTGCTGAGGTTTTCTGTTACCTACCGTTGGCTCATGTTATAAATGGGAAGGTCTTTGTGGTACATGGAGGTCTGTTCAGTGTTGATGGTGTAAAACTGTCAGACATCAGAGCTATCGACCGTTTCTGTGAGCCTCCAGAGGAAG GGCTAATGTGTGAACTTCTGTGGAGCGATCCTCAACCTCTCCCTGGAAGAGGCCCAAGCAAGCGAGGGGTTGGTCTATCGTTTGGTGGAGACGTGACAAAGAGGTTTTTGCAAGATAATAATCTAG AGTTGTTGGTCCGCTCACATGAAGTAAAAGATGAAGGCTATGAGGTTGAGCATGACGGTAAACTCATCACTGTTTTCTCTGCCCCAAATTACTGTGATCAG ATGGGTAATAAGGGGGCTTTCATTCGTTTTGAAGCTCCTGATATGAAGCCAAATATTGTTACATTTTCAGCAGTG CCTCACCCGGATGTGAAGCCAATGGCATATGCAAACAATTTTCTCAGGATGTTCAACTAA
- the LOC104785085 gene encoding protein TOO MANY MOUTHS-like, whose product MTMKRAFLSPSSLLFFLLITSLFPCQGNRVSASMPSSESETLFKIMESMSSDQQWRQSHPNPCAPGSSWPGIECKTGPDHLSHVSRLDFGSAPNPSCKPSASFPSSIFSLPFLQSVFFFNCFTHFPTTIIFPIKLLPNSTLQQLSLRSNPSLSAQIPPRISTLKSLQILTLSQNRLTGDIPPAVFSLKSLVHLDLSYNKLTGKIPLQLGNLNSLVGLDLSYNSLTGTIPPTISQLSMLQKLDLSSNSLFGKIPEGVEKLRSLSFMALSNNKLKGAFPKGISKLQSLQYFIMDNNPMSVALPVELGFLPKLQELQLENSGYSGVIPDSYTKLMNLSSLSLANNRVTGEIPSGFESLPHVFHLNLSRNLLIGVVPFDSSFLRRLSKNLDLSGNRGLCLKPEDEFSVVKTGVDVCGKNVTSGGGAGTLMQQPKKKSQAASSRYHKSCFFSSVLFQFVLFLGLHQRLVL is encoded by the coding sequence ATGACGATGAAGAGAGCTTTTCTATCTCCTTCCTCACTGCTCTTCTTTCTCCTGATAACATCACTCTTCCCCTGTCAAGGAAACAGAGTCTCTGCCTCAATGCCTTCATCTGAGTCAGAAACTCTCTTCAAGATCATGGAGTCAATGTCGTCTGATCAACAATGGCGTCAGTCTCACCCAAACCCTTGCGCACCTGGCTCATCTTGGCCAGGCATTGAGTGCAAAACCGGTCCAGACCACTTGTCACACGTCTCTCGACTCGATTTCGGCTCTGCTCCAAACCCTTCTTGTAAACCCTCTGCTTCTttcccttcttcaatcttctctctcccttttcttcaatcagtcttcttcttcaactgcTTCACTCACTTCCCAACCACAATCATCTTCCCTATAAAGCTCCTCCCTAACTCCACTCTTCAACAGCTTAGCCTCAGATCAAACCCTTCTCTCTCAGCTCAAATCCCTCCACGCATCTCTACTCTCAAATCTTTACAAATCCTCACCCTCTCGCAAAACCGGTTAACCGGAGATATCCCTCCGGCGGTTTTCTCATTGAAAAGCCTCGTACATCTCGATCTCAGCTACAACAAGCTCACTGGTAAGATTCCTCTGCAACTGGGGAACCTCAATAGCCTCGTCGGTTTAGATTTAAGCTACAATTCTCTAACCGGTACAATCCCTCCCACGATCTCGCAACTGAGTATGCTTCAGAAACTCGACCTGAGCTCGAACTCTCTCTTCGGCAAAATCCCTGAAGGAGTAGAAAAGCTTCGTTCTTTATCATTCATGGCGTTAAGCAACAACAAACTCAAAGGAGCTTTCCCAAAAGGAATCTCGAAACTACAGAGTTTACAGTACTTCATAATGGATAACAACCCAATGTCCGTTGCTCTCCCCGTTGAGTTAGGGTTCCTACCTAAACTCCAAGAGCTCCAACTCGAGAATTCAGGATACTCCGGCGTGATCCCAGATAGTTACACCAAGCTGATGAACCTTAGCTCGTTGTCTCTGGCGAACAACAGAGTAACCGGGGAGATCCCATCTGGGTTTGAGTCTTTGCCTCACGTTTTCCATCTGAACCTCAGCAGGAACTTGCTGATCGGCGTCGTGCCGTTCGACTCAAGTTTCTTAAGACGGTTGAgtaaaaatttggatttgagCGGGAACAGAGGGTTGTGTCTGAAGCCAGAGGATGAGTTCAGTGTCGTTAAGACTGGAGTTGATGTCTGCGGGAAGAATGTTACTAGTGGTGGAGGAGCTGGAACGTTGATGCAGcaaccaaagaagaaatcaCAAGCTGCTTCTTCTCGGTATCAtaaatcttgtttcttctcaAGTGTTCTGTTTCAGTTTGTTCTGTTTCTGGGGTTACATCAACGATTGGTTCTCTAA
- the LOC104785087 gene encoding citrate synthase 3, peroxisomal encodes MELSDRVRARLAVLSAHLTEGKQDSPEIERYCTSADAPHGSLKGSLTIVDERTGKKYKVPVSEDGTVKAVDLKKIATGKEDKGLKLYDPGYLNTAPVRSSISYIDGDEGILRYRGYPIEEMADNSTFLEVAYLLMYGNLPSESQLSDWEFAVSQHSAVPQGVLDIIQSMPHDAHPMGVLVSAMSALSIFHPDANPALRGQDIYDSKQVRDKQIIRIIGKAPTIAAAAYLRMAGRPPVLPSGNLSYAENFLYMLDSLGNRSYKPNPRLARVLDILFILHAEHEMNCSTAAARHLASSGVDVYTAVAGAVGALYGPLHGGANEAVLKMLAEIGTVENIPEFIEGVKNRKRKMSGFGHRVYKNYDPRAKVIKNLADEVFSIVGKDPLIEVAVALEKAALSDDYFVKRKLYPNVDFYSGLIYRAMGFPPEFFTVLFAIPRMAGYLSHWKESLDDPDTKIMRPQQVYTGVWLRHYTPVRERILTDESKESDKLGQVSTSNASRRRLAGTSV; translated from the exons ATGGAGTTATCAGATAGAGTTAGAGCTCGACTAGCTGTTCTCTCAGCTCATTTGACTGAAGGGAAACAGGATTCTCCGGAGATCGAGCGATATTGCACGTCGGCGGACGCACCCCATGGATCACTTAAGGGAAGCTTGACGATCGTCGACGAACGTACCGGGAAGAAATACAAAGTTCCGGTCTCAGAGGATGGTACTGTTAAAGCCGTTGATCTCAAAAAG ATAGCTACGGGGAAGGAAGATAAGGGGCTTAAATTATACGACCCTGGTTACTTGAACACGGCTCCTGTTCGTTCTTCGATTTCTTACATCGATGGAGATGAAGGTATCCTCCGTTATCGTGGCTACCCTATTGAGGAAATGGCTGACAACAGCACTTTTCTGGAGGTTGCTTATCTTCTCA TGTATGGGAATCTGCCCTCTGAAAGTCAACTATCTGATTGGGAGTTTGCAGTTTCACAGCACTCAGCTGTGCCACAAGGAGTATTA GATATTATACAGTCCATGCCTCATGATGCACACCCAATGGGAGTTCTTGTGAGTGCAATGAGTGCGCTTTCCATCTTTCATCCTGATGCAAATCCTGCTCTTAGG GGCCAGGATATTTACGATTCAAAACAAGTTAGAGATAAACAAATTATTCGCATTATTGGAAAG GCACCAACAATTGCAGCAGCTGCTTATCTGAGGATGGCAGGGAGGCCTCCTGTTCTTCCTTCAGGCAACCTTTCTTATGCAGAGAATTTCCTCTATATGCTGGATTCCCT GGGAAATAGATCCTACAAACCTAATCCTCGACTGGCTCGGGTTTTAGACATCCTCTTCATACTGCATGCTGAGCATGAAATGAACTGCTCCACTGCTGCTGCTCGACATCTGGCCTCTAG CGGTGTTGATGTGTACACTGCTGTTGCTGGAGCTGTGGGAGCGCTTTACGGTCCACTTCATGGTGGTGCAAACGAG GCTGTGCTTAAAATGTTGGCAGAGATTGGGACTGTTGAAAATATTCCAGAGTTCATCGAGGGTGTGAAGAACAG gaagaggaagatgtctGGTTTTGGACACCGTGTGTACAAAAACTATGACCCTCGAGCTAAAGTCATCAAGAACCTGGCTGATGAAGTATTTTCCATTGTTGGAAAGGATCCACTAATTGAG GTTGCTGTTGCACTTGAGAAGGCAGCTCTCTCTGACGATTATTTTGTCAAGAGAAAGCTTTATCCAAATGTTGATTTCTACTCTGGATTAATATACAG GGCAATGGGATTTCCACCAGAGTTCTTCACGGTCTTGTTCGCGATTCCTCGCATGGCTGGATACTTGTCGCATTGGAAAGAGTCGTTGGATGATCCTGACACCAAGATCATGAGACCACAACAG GTGTACACGGGCGTGTGGCTGAGGCATTACACACcagtgagagagagaattttGACGGATGAGTCAAAGGAGTCAGACAAATTGGGTCAAGTCTCGACTTCAAATGCATCAAGAAGACGTTTGGCTGGAACTTCAGTTTAG
- the LOC104785088 gene encoding transcription elongation factor B polypeptide 3 has product MLFEGHTRKPPSLVDLCVRKAIDNVKYIGYVGGVDFHLLEQIMQHCTLEQLKHIEDSTQDTDLSPVTDNFWKGFYEKHFGEEALNDTIEGMKWNKVNFKWRDLYEAKVISVQEKEKEVVDRLKQRYKNEDERKQSRQTKVCSKAPPSKRPFWGNTASGYNLGHVKSNIMKKAKIDVLKSQEVKNLTAIKRNTIHKSSSVPTPKRTGLSANAPSTSRSIPYGGRNLTETKRNTIQKSFSISAPKRIGLTVNSPPISRSIPSGGQRLPPRKMSSVPGTAPPDKKTCNV; this is encoded by the exons ATGTTGTTTGAGGGGCATACCAGGAAACCACCATCGCTTGTTGATCTTTGCGTTAGGAAAGCGATTGATAATGTAAAGTACATTGGATATGTTGGTGGAGTTGATTTTCATCTCCTTGAACAGATTATGCAACACTGTACTCTAGAACAGCTAAAGCACATTGAAGATTCTACTCAA GACACAGATCTTAGTCCAGTCACCGATAATTTTTGGAAGGGATTCTATGAGAAGCACTTTGGTGAAGAGGCCTTGAATGATACTATTGAGGGGATGAAGTGGAATAAAGTTAATTTCAAATGGAGGGATTTATATgag GCAAAGGTTATAAGCGtgcaagaaaaggaaaaggaagtTGTTGATCGACTGAAACAACGTTACAAGAACGAAGATGAAA GAAAACAAAGTCGACAAACTAAAGTCTGCTCGAAAGCTCCTCCAAGCAAGAGACCATTTTGGG GTAATACTGCATCAGGTTACAATCTTGGGCATGTGAAGAGCAACATCATGAAAAAGGCAAAAATAGATGTGTTGAAGAG TCAAGAAGTGAAAAATCTTACTGCCATTAAAAGGAACACGATTCATAAGAGTTCCAG CGTTCCTACTCCAAAGAGGACTGGCTTATCTGCGAATGCGCCTTCAACTTCGAGAAGCATTCCTTATGGTGGACGAAATCTTACTGAAACTAAAAGGAACACGATTCAAAAGAGTTTCAG TATTTCTGCTCCAAAGAGGATTGGCTTAACCGTAAATTCGCCTCCAATTTCAAGAAGCATTCCTTCTGGTGGACAAAGGCTACCTCCAAGGAAGATGAGCAGCGTTCCTGGAACTGCTCCTCCagacaaaaaaacatgtaatgTATAA
- the LOC104785089 gene encoding peroxisomal membrane protein 2-like yields the protein MDALGGCGGAGGFWGWNGFNQRRKKKPSGDKGKKRNSGSSDSVNVSRDAGGYRFPLKQAVTAGALTFTGDTIAQLSGRWKKRTALKQSSSELDEGELWNIFSEHDWIRALRMSSYGFLLYGPGSYAWYQFLDHSLPKPTATNLVLKVLLNQVILGPSVIAVIFAWNNLWLGKLSELGNKYQKDAFPTLLYGFRFWVPVSILNFWVVPLQARVAFMSMGSVFWNFYLSSTMSK from the exons ATGGACGCATTGGGAGGTTGCGGCGGCGCTGGTGGTTTCTGGGGATGGAATGGATTCAATCAgcggagaaagaagaaaccttcCGGCGATAAAGGCAAGAAAAGGAATTCTGGATCTTCGGATTCCGTCAACGTGAGCAGAGACGCCGGCGGTTATCGGTTTCCTTTGAAGCAAGCTGTGACGGCCGGCGCACTCACTTTCACCGGTGACACGATTGCTCAGCTATCTGGGAGATGGAAAAAGAGAACCGCTCTTAAACAATCATCTTCTGAGCTTGACGAG GGGGAACTGTGGAACATTTTCTCAGAACATGACTGGATTCGTGCCTTGCGGATGAGTTCTTACGGGTTTCTCTTATATGGTCCTGGTTCTTATGCGTGGTATCAATTTCTTGACCATTCTTTGCCTAAACCAACTGCGACAAATCTAGTGCTTAAG GTTCTGCTTAACCAAGTGATCCTCGGCCCATCTGTGATTGCTGTTATATTTGCTTGGAACAACTTGTGGCTGGGAAAGCTCTCTGAGCTCGGAAACAAGTATCAGAAAGATGCTTTTCCAACTCTTCTATATG GATTTCGCTTCTGGGTTCCCGTTAGCATACTTAACTTTTG GGTAGTTCCGCTTCAAGCTCGTGTAGCGTTCATGTCCATGGGCTCGGTGTTTTGGAACTTCTACTTATCTTCAACTATGAGCAAGTAG
- the LOC104788804 gene encoding B3 domain-containing protein At3g25182-like has product MANLENDLEERLPLKKRLRRRFHVVEPQQQVEEEELEAKRELPERLKRKIMEMEGTEETLIMEKPLTKTDVDGDEKTKTYKRIKRDREGGLSVEVIDPKLKVWKLKIRGDYDMDKKKKTKKGESVKYLLAYKWNHVVKANSLREGDNLQLWSFRSQQKLCLALVLH; this is encoded by the exons ATGGCAAACCTAGAGAATGACCTAGAAGAGCGTCTGCCCCTGAAAAAACGACTTCGTCGTCGTTTCCATGTAGTAGAGCCACAACaacaagtagaagaagaagaacttgaagCGAAGCGAGAGCTTCCCGAGAGGTTAAAGAGGAAGATAATGGAGATGGAAGGCACGGAGGAGACATTAATAATGGAAAAGCCATTGACTAAGACCGACGTGGATGGAG ATGAAAAGACAAAGACCTATAAACGAATTAAAAGGGATAGAGAAGGAGGTTTAAGCGTGGAAGTGATCGATCCGAAGTTAAAAGTATGGAAGTTGAAGATAAGAGGAGATTATGATAtggacaagaaaaagaagacgaagaagggtGAGAGCGTGAAGTATCTGTTGGCGTATAAGTGGAATCATGTAGTTAAAGCTAACAGTCTTAGAGAAGGTGATAACTTGCAGCTTTGGTCCTTTAGGTCACAACAAAAGCTATGCCTTGCCCTCGTCTTGcattaa